One part of the Melospiza melodia melodia isolate bMelMel2 chromosome 3, bMelMel2.pri, whole genome shotgun sequence genome encodes these proteins:
- the ACP1 gene encoding low molecular weight phosphotyrosine protein phosphatase isoform X1: MAAGESKSVLFVCLGNICRSPIAEAVFRKLVTDEKLENKWRIDSAATSTYEIGSPPDYRGQNCMKKHGIPMSHIARQITKEDFQTFDHILCMDESNLRDLNRKSNQVKDCKAKIELLGTYDPQKQLIIEDPYYGSEKDFETVYEQCLRCCKAFLEKYR, translated from the exons GAAACATCTGCCGCTCTCCAATAGCTGAAGCAGTTTTCAGAAAACTTGTGACTGATGAGAAGCTTGAAAATAAG TGGAGGATAGACAGTGCAGCGACATCTACCTATGAAATAGGAAGCCCTCCTGACTATCGAGGACAGAATTGCATGAAGAAGCATGGCATTCCCATGAGTCATATTGCCAGGCAG ATTACTAAAGAGGATTTCCAGACCTTTGATCATATACTTTGTATGGATGAGAGCAATCTAAG AGATTTGAACAGGAAAAGCAACCAAGTTAAGGACTGCAAGGCCAAAATTGAGCTACTTGGAACTTACGATCCACAGAAACAGCTTATCATTGAAGATCCATACTAT GGGAGTGAAAAGGACTTTGAAACTGTTTACGAGCAATGTCTTAGATGCTGTAAAGCATTTTTGGAGAAGTATCGTTAA
- the ACP1 gene encoding low molecular weight phosphotyrosine protein phosphatase isoform X2, with product MAAGESKSVLFVCLGNICRSPIAEAVFRKLVTDEKLENKWRTDSAAVSDWNVGRFPDSRALSCLRNHGIETAHKARQITKEDFQTFDHILCMDESNLRDLNRKSNQVKDCKAKIELLGTYDPQKQLIIEDPYYGSEKDFETVYEQCLRCCKAFLEKYR from the exons GAAACATCTGCCGCTCTCCAATAGCTGAAGCAGTTTTCAGAAAACTTGTGACTGATGAGAAGCTTGAAAATAAG TGGAGGACAGACAGTGCTGCTGTTTCAGACTGGAACGTGGGGCGCTTCCCAGATTCAAGGGCTTTAAGCTGTCTAAGAAATCATGGCATTGAGACAGCACATAAAGCACGACAG ATTACTAAAGAGGATTTCCAGACCTTTGATCATATACTTTGTATGGATGAGAGCAATCTAAG AGATTTGAACAGGAAAAGCAACCAAGTTAAGGACTGCAAGGCCAAAATTGAGCTACTTGGAACTTACGATCCACAGAAACAGCTTATCATTGAAGATCCATACTAT GGGAGTGAAAAGGACTTTGAAACTGTTTACGAGCAATGTCTTAGATGCTGTAAAGCATTTTTGGAGAAGTATCGTTAA